A window from Frischella perrara encodes these proteins:
- a CDS encoding IMPACT family protein gives MAFTLITPYCITEEIKKSRFVVNASPIKSIHEANEFIELVSDQAATHNCWAWKLGHQYRFNDDGEPSSTAGRPILAAIEGQNCDQVIIVVTRYFGGIKLGTGGLIRAYGGSASHCLQQAELQPIIERIKCHFSCLYAQWPILESKLREINAIIETQDFDANGPKLMIAITEDKFEYFNQLLINLTRGKEQLNIINTNN, from the coding sequence ATGGCATTTACATTAATTACACCCTATTGCATCACTGAAGAAATAAAAAAGAGTCGCTTTGTTGTTAATGCTTCTCCTATAAAATCGATTCACGAAGCGAATGAGTTTATTGAATTGGTCAGCGATCAAGCTGCAACACATAATTGCTGGGCATGGAAACTGGGGCATCAATATCGATTTAATGATGATGGTGAACCCTCTAGTACTGCCGGACGCCCTATTCTGGCAGCAATTGAAGGGCAAAATTGTGATCAGGTTATTATTGTTGTTACCCGTTATTTTGGTGGGATAAAATTGGGCACCGGTGGACTAATAAGAGCTTACGGTGGTAGTGCAAGCCATTGTTTGCAGCAGGCTGAATTACAGCCGATTATTGAACGTATAAAGTGTCATTTTTCTTGTTTATATGCACAATGGCCAATTCTGGAGAGCAAACTTAGAGAAATAAACGCAATTATTGAAACACAAGATTTTGATGCCAATGGTCCCAAACTGATGATTGCCATAACTGAAGATAAGTTTGAATATTTCAATCAATTATTAATAAATCTAACTCGAGGAAAAGAGCAATTAAATATCATAAATACAAATAATTAA
- the nfi gene encoding deoxyribonuclease V (cleaves DNA at apurinic or apyrimidinic sites) codes for MNLAQLKQQQLEYAESIIIQDKLDFTIPKFIGGTDVGFENGGEITRAAIVVLSYPDLRLVEYKVAKVKTEFPYIPGYLSFREYPALEEAWQQISQKPDLLLVDGQGIAHPRGVGIASHLGLLLNIPTIGVAKKRLYGQYTDPDSKPLSYEKLWDKHGEQQIGWVLRSKLRCNPLFISPGHRVSYQTALDWVIKCLKGYRLPEPTRFADAVASNKPFFSQVLRGM; via the coding sequence ATCAATTTGGCACAATTAAAACAACAACAGCTTGAATATGCTGAATCAATCATCATTCAAGATAAGCTTGATTTCACAATACCAAAATTCATTGGTGGCACAGATGTTGGGTTTGAAAATGGAGGAGAGATAACCCGAGCGGCTATCGTTGTTTTATCTTATCCAGATCTTAGATTAGTTGAGTATAAAGTAGCGAAAGTTAAAACAGAATTTCCTTATATTCCAGGTTATTTATCTTTTCGTGAATATCCAGCGTTAGAAGAAGCGTGGCAGCAAATATCACAAAAACCGGATTTGTTACTGGTAGATGGACAAGGAATCGCACATCCTAGAGGCGTTGGTATAGCCAGTCATCTTGGCCTATTATTAAATATACCAACTATTGGTGTCGCCAAAAAACGCCTTTATGGGCAATATACCGATCCTGATAGTAAACCTTTGTCATATGAAAAACTGTGGGATAAACATGGGGAACAACAAATAGGCTGGGTCTTACGCAGTAAATTACGTTGTAATCCTTTGTTCATTTCGCCGGGTCATCGTGTCAGTTATCAAACAGCATTAGATTGGGTCATTAAATGTTTGAAGGGATATCGATTGCCCGAACCGACACGCTTTGCCGATGCTGTCGCATCAAATAAACCTTTCTTTAGTCAAGTATTGCGAGGAATGTAA
- the cptA gene encoding phosphoethanolamine transferase CptA, whose protein sequence is MKNTKITNCIAILWQFLFFAYFSCGLQLVLVLTRHSMIGGLRDSLIYSLLYLIPGILFPKYTKKIAAMVGCILWIASLIPIGYFYIYRQEFSQSVFFVMSESNWRESSEYLQQYFSISCLIVLIIYSIIAYLLWKCIRPIKFKLTNKLIACFLIICLAFIWPFVNCLILKQKNLAGSTKYIMSKMETTVPWQLLISFNKYHQQLSNMQTLLKQYELVPPILNLKDKNGDQPRTLVLVIGESTTKTRMSLYGYERNTTPLLDKRFKEDPNFIRFNDVITPRPYTIEVLEQVLTFADQHHPDLYSQSPSIIQIMKQAGYKTYWITNQQTMTRRNTMLTMFSQQADEQFYLNNDRNQNSSQYDEVVFTPFQQVLQEPNDKKFIIIHLLGTHMNYRYRFPKQYDLFKTIPTNSDFKLDDRELELYNNYDNAERYNDFVVNQLIDIFSKNNSNGFLLYFSDHGEDVFESPSHKILGRNEKAPTKPMYTIPFLLWLSPQWQEQHNINYKQYVDRKYSTADFIHTWSDLAGLEYDLYDASKSLVNPSFIKTPRWIGDPYIKNGLSDFDKRFAK, encoded by the coding sequence ATGAAAAATACGAAAATAACTAATTGTATAGCCATACTCTGGCAATTTCTATTTTTTGCTTACTTTTCGTGTGGTTTACAATTGGTTTTAGTACTCACAAGACATAGTATGATTGGAGGATTACGTGATTCTCTCATTTATTCACTACTTTATTTAATTCCAGGAATATTATTTCCCAAATATACCAAAAAAATAGCTGCCATGGTAGGTTGTATATTATGGATAGCCTCCTTAATTCCAATTGGATATTTCTACATTTACAGACAAGAATTTTCTCAAAGCGTATTTTTTGTTATGTCGGAATCAAATTGGCGTGAATCCTCTGAATATTTACAACAATATTTCAGCATCAGCTGTTTAATTGTATTGATCATATACAGTATCATTGCCTATTTGCTATGGAAATGTATTCGTCCTATTAAGTTCAAACTGACTAACAAATTAATCGCTTGTTTTTTGATTATTTGTCTAGCATTTATATGGCCTTTTGTTAATTGTTTAATTTTAAAACAAAAAAACCTTGCCGGTAGTACCAAATATATTATGTCAAAAATGGAAACTACAGTACCTTGGCAATTGTTAATCAGCTTTAATAAATACCATCAGCAATTATCAAATATGCAAACACTGTTAAAACAATATGAATTAGTGCCACCCATTCTGAATTTAAAAGATAAAAATGGTGACCAACCAAGAACGTTAGTATTGGTAATAGGTGAGTCGACCACTAAAACACGTATGAGCTTATATGGTTATGAACGAAATACTACACCTTTACTCGATAAACGTTTTAAAGAGGATCCTAACTTTATCAGATTCAATGATGTCATTACTCCCAGACCTTATACTATTGAAGTATTAGAACAAGTTTTAACATTTGCTGATCAACATCATCCCGATCTTTATTCACAATCACCTTCAATCATCCAGATTATGAAACAAGCTGGTTATAAAACCTATTGGATTACAAATCAGCAAACGATGACAAGACGAAATACCATGCTGACTATGTTTTCCCAACAAGCAGATGAACAGTTCTATCTTAATAACGATCGTAATCAAAATTCTAGCCAATATGATGAAGTTGTATTTACGCCATTTCAACAAGTACTACAAGAACCAAACGATAAGAAGTTTATTATTATCCATCTTTTAGGTACTCACATGAATTATCGTTATCGTTTTCCAAAACAATATGATCTCTTTAAAACAATACCAACTAATTCTGACTTTAAATTAGATGATCGAGAATTGGAGCTTTACAATAATTATGATAATGCAGAACGATATAACGATTTTGTTGTTAATCAACTGATTGATATCTTTTCAAAAAATAACTCAAATGGTTTTTTACTTTATTTTTCTGATCACGGAGAAGATGTATTCGAAAGTCCTTCACATAAAATTTTAGGACGAAATGAAAAAGCACCGACTAAACCAATGTATACCATACCATTTTTACTTTGGTTATCACCTCAATGGCAGGAACAACACAACATAAATTATAAACAATACGTTGATCGAAAATATAGTACTGCTGATTTTATTCATACTTGGTCAGATCTCGCAGGATTAGAATATGATCTTTACGATGCAAGTAAAAGTCTTGTCAATCCTTCA